The Deltaproteobacteria bacterium nucleotide sequence GAAACCATCTTTTCCGGGTTATCGGCAACCACCTTTTGAATGGCCTCCCAGGTCTTGTCGGTGGAGTTTCCCTCCACGAAAATAACCTCGGTTCCTCCGCCCATCTGGGGAATTCGCGGAAGAATGTTGGTAATGTTGCCCTCCTCGTTGCGGGCGGGGACCACCACCGTCACGATGGGGGCCGGATTTGCCTGATTGGCGGGGGCGAGCCCGCTCTTTGGCCGGGCGGCGATGAAATTGGTGAGGGCGAGCCAGGAAAAGGGCCAGAAATGAACCAGCCAGCGATTTAAAAGGCGGGAGAGCAGAGGAATTTCAAAGGGGATGATTATTCCCCATGTGCGCTTTAAGACCTCGAAGCCGGAAATCGAAAGAAGGTTCATGACATCATGGGGCGAAAACCAGTTCTGCTCCATCACATCGGCCCCAAGGCCGAGACGCCGGGCTATCCCCAGGGGTATGCGCCATAAGTTATTGTAAAAATTGATAAAAATTCGAGTGTCCGGGCCACAGCAGGAAGACAGGCTGGAAAACACCTCCTGTGCGTCCCAAAGATCGTTCACAAGGTCTGAAAGGATTATGACGTCGAATTTTTCAGAAGCGGAAAACCCGGCGGCATCGGCCTGAACGAAACTGAGATGGGGGTGTCGCCTTCCTGCCTCCTCCAGCATCTTGCCGGAAAAATCCAAGCCCACGCCAACCGAGGGTGAAAGGGAGGCCAGAAGGTCGCCGTGGCCGCAGCCAAGCTCCAACACCCTGAGCCCCTTCGGGATCATGAAGGAAAGATGCCTGGCCAGCATCCGGTGATAGGCTGCCCCAATCCTGCCGGGTTTTCCGTAAGCGGCGGACGCCCGGTCCCAGTGTGCGATTCTTGCCCGTACGTATTCTTTTCGCGCGTTATCCATAAAATTCACGACCCGTGAAGTGAGGTTGGTTTTGATTGGCTGACTTAGGCCGCATCCGTGCGCCGAAGCCTTATTACGGCAAAAAGCGCAAGTTTATCCATGAAAGGCTTCAAGAGCCCCTCGATGGACCTTACCGGCGCAAAGGCCGCTCCCGGAAGCAGGGAACGCATGGAAACCCCGCCCGATAAAAGGTAGGAAAAGGGCATGTCTGGCTTTATAAAATCCACCCGCCAGCAGGGAAAACGCTTCATGAATTCCTCGCGGTCACGGTGGAACACCATCCAGGGCAGTGCGCCGTTGGCCCCGGACAAGGGTCCGGAGGACGGAAAGGCCCATGACTGCGCATCAGGATCAAAGGGCTCGTGATGGAAGTTTCCGTAAATCAGGCGGGAAAAGGGCGTCACCCAGGGCTCGATCATGATGACCGCCCCGCCTTCGCGTACGCATCCCGCCGCAGAATCGAGGAACCGGGCGCAGTCCGGGATGTGGTGGAAAACGTCCGCCATGACTACGGCCTTCAGGGACCGCGCCCGAAAGGGCAGGGCCTGGGCATCGGCCAGAAGGCTTATTCCTGGAACCGGAAAGACCTCGCTGGTTATGGCGTCGGGAATGACCTCGCCCAAAAAGCCCGCGCCTGAACCGATCTCCAGCACCCGGCCCGGCCCTTCCGGTAGAAGCCTTGCGATTTCTTCGTACCAAAAACGGTAAAGCCTTTCAAGAAAGCCCTTGCCCCTTATTATTTCGCGCCGGGCGAGGGTTGTTTCGGGAGCGTCGGGGTCGAGCCCCGAAGCCCCCGGAAGGGCCAGGGCCTTTCTCAATATTGAGGAAAGTCCGCCCTTCATGGGGTGGAACCGGCCACGGGCGACGGTTCAAGCTCCGCCTTTTGCCCGGAATGGTCAAGGATAAGCCTTTGAACCGCCTTGTTCCTTCGTGCGTTTGCAAGATCGGGGTCAACGGCCATGAGCTTCCAGTCGGAAAATCCAAGTTCCACTGCCTTTCCGATCCACTCGGCAGCCTTGTCCGCGTTGCCCATCACAGAGTGAAGGCAGGCCATGTTGTAATGAACTGCGACGTTTTTGGGATCGAGGCTCAATGCCGTGTCCAGGGCTTCCTTTGCCTTGGGAAAAGCGCTGGTTCTGAGAAGGGCCAGCCCGAAATTGGACCAGATTTCCGCGTTGCCGGGATCAAGCACCGATGCCTTTGAAAGCGGCTCCAGGGCCAATTGGGCCTTGCCCATGTTGACGTAAAGGGCTCCAAGGTAGTTTAAGAGCTTGGGGTCGTCGCCCTTTTTGGCCAGGGCTTTTTTTACTTCTGCAACAGCCTTGCCGATTTTTTCAACTGTCCTGGCGTTGTCCAGGTTGGCCTTTGCTTTGGAATAGCCTGGATTGAGGCCAAGGCTCCTTTCGAAATGCGCAATGGCCGTAACCGTATCCTCCTTGGCAAGGTAAACAAGCCCCAGATTGCTTTCGGCCTCGTAATCGCCGGGATTGATTGTCAAAGCCTTCTTCAGCATTTCGACGGCTTCGTCCGGCCTTTTGGTTTCCGTTAAAAGCCTTGCGTACTTCTTGTAGGTGCGATGATCTGAGGGATTGATGGCAAGGCTTTTCCTGTAAAGCTCCTCCGCTTTTTTAAATTCGCCCCGCTTGAAAAAAATGTCGGCCATGTTGCGATAAGCATAGGAATCATAGGGATTCGCCTTCACCGCAGACTCAAAATAATAAAGAGCCTTGTCGAAATCTCCCCTTACGGCGTAAGCGCCTCCAAGGCTGGTGAACGCCACGCTGTTTTGCGCAGTGACGGCGGCTGCGCGTGAAAACAGGGTGAAGTCGTTTTTCCAGAAACCCACCTGGACCCAGGTCACCGCAGCAAGGCAAAGGGCCACGAGAACGCCTGAGGGCATGAGGACCGAACGGTCCATTCCCCGCCTGTCGGCAAGTTCGTCCACGAAAAAGGAGACAGCCACAAAAAGCCCTATGGCCGGAAAATAGACGAAGCGGTCTGCCCAGGCAGGCCACAGCCCGCCCTGCACAAGGCCGATGACCGGGATCATGCCGCCAAGAAACCAGAGCCAGCCGACGATAAGGTAGGGCATCCTTTTGGCGTAGCGGATAACAAAGGCGGTAACCGCGATCAGAAAAACAAGGGCCGCAGCGGCCTGCCACAGGGGGACGGACTTGGGCCAGGGATAGTAGGCGGCCAGGTTGTCCGGCCAGAGGAGCTTCAACAAATACCGGGGATATGAAACCAGGGCGTTCGATACTCGAAGTCCGGCGTCTTCAGCGCCCGGAATGATGTTTTGAAACTGATCCATGGAGTTTCTGACCACCAGGATTACGATTGCCGCGATCACCAGAAGCGGCACTTTCTCCACCAAAAGGCGGCTGAACACGGGCCAGGAAAAGCCGGGAGAGCCGTCGGCCCCGCGCTCGCCAGCGCGGTAGAAGGGCCAGTAATCCATGAGAAGCAGCACCAGGGCCAGAGGGGCTATGGCCGGCTTAGCCAGAAGGGCCACAGCGAAGGACGCGGCTATAAGGGCATAGAGCCAGGCCTTTGACCGCTTTACATAAAAGGTATACAAAAGCATGGCCGCAAGGCCGAAAAAGGCCGAAAGCGCGGTCTTTCTCTCGGCAAGCCAGACCACGGACTCCACGTTCATGGGATGAAGGGCCAGAAGGGCCGCCGCGAAGGCGGACGCCCCAAACTTTCCAGTGGCCAGAAAAAAAATCCAGAAACACAAGAGAACCACATAGATATGAAACAGGACGTTTACCAGATGGTGATATCCGGGCCTCATCCCGAAGATTTCAACGTCAAGGGCGTGGGACAGGGTGGAGACCGGATGCCAGTAATGGGCCTGGGAGACCCTGAAAGCATCGGCTGCGCCTTTGGCCGTAAGCCCCTGGTTGACCGCCGGGTTTTCCACCACGTATGACATGTCATCAAAATCGAGAAACCCGTGGTCGGAAACCTGGTAATACACCCCGAACAGAATAAGGGTGATGGCAACCGAAAAGATCAGGCCTCGACGCATGTGGCGATACCTCCCGAAATAATTGTGATGGATAGAGATTGCACAGGGTTTCCGAAAACAGTGGCGCAGGATGGATTTTCACGGCGAAGCGATCGGCTTTAAACGGATTTCCGCCGTGGGAATTTTTGTCTGATTTTCAATAATGGCTATACGAATCCGCGCCTTAAGGCAAGAGTTTTGAAAGAGTCCGCATGGCCCTAAGTTTGTCTGAACGGCATTATACGGAAGAACATGGAAAAACGTCGACAATTTTTACCGTTCCTGTTGCCGCAAGGCTTATTTTCGATTATGCACAAGGCGACATCTTTTACGGAGGAGCACCCATGAAAATTCTCGTGGTGGGCGGCGGTGGCCGCGAACACGCCCTGGTGTGGAAAATTTCCCAAAGCCCCAGGGTGAAAAAGGTCTTCTGCGCACCGGGAAACGCCGGAATAGCAAGACTGGCCGAATGCGCGCCCATAAGTTCCGAAGACGTGGAAGGGCTTTTGGCCTTTGCCAAAAAAAATTCCGTGGACTTAACCGTGGTGGGCCCGGAAGCGGCCCTCACAGCCGGAATCGCCGACCGTTTCATTAAAGAGGGTCTGGCTGTTTTCGGCCCCACGGCCTCTGCGGCCCGCCTGGAGGGCTCCAAGAGCTTCGCCAAGGCCCTGATGGAAAAATACTCCATCCCCACCGCCCGCGCCGCTGTTTTCACCGACCCGGACGCAGCCTTCGCCCACCTGGAAAAAATCGAGGCCCCGGTTGTCATAAAGGCCGACGGCCTTGCGGCGGGCAAGGGGGTAATGGTCTGCTCCGCCATGGATGAAGCAAGGCAGGCGATTTCACAAGTAATGGTGGAGCGCAGGTTCGGTCAGGCAGGGGCCTCCT carries:
- a CDS encoding tetratricopeptide repeat protein → MRRGLIFSVAITLILFGVYYQVSDHGFLDFDDMSYVVENPAVNQGLTAKGAADAFRVSQAHYWHPVSTLSHALDVEIFGMRPGYHHLVNVLFHIYVVLLCFWIFFLATGKFGASAFAAALLALHPMNVESVVWLAERKTALSAFFGLAAMLLYTFYVKRSKAWLYALIAASFAVALLAKPAIAPLALVLLLMDYWPFYRAGERGADGSPGFSWPVFSRLLVEKVPLLVIAAIVILVVRNSMDQFQNIIPGAEDAGLRVSNALVSYPRYLLKLLWPDNLAAYYPWPKSVPLWQAAAALVFLIAVTAFVIRYAKRMPYLIVGWLWFLGGMIPVIGLVQGGLWPAWADRFVYFPAIGLFVAVSFFVDELADRRGMDRSVLMPSGVLVALCLAAVTWVQVGFWKNDFTLFSRAAAVTAQNSVAFTSLGGAYAVRGDFDKALYYFESAVKANPYDSYAYRNMADIFFKRGEFKKAEELYRKSLAINPSDHRTYKKYARLLTETKRPDEAVEMLKKALTINPGDYEAESNLGLVYLAKEDTVTAIAHFERSLGLNPGYSKAKANLDNARTVEKIGKAVAEVKKALAKKGDDPKLLNYLGALYVNMGKAQLALEPLSKASVLDPGNAEIWSNFGLALLRTSAFPKAKEALDTALSLDPKNVAVHYNMACLHSVMGNADKAAEWIGKAVELGFSDWKLMAVDPDLANARRNKAVQRLILDHSGQKAELEPSPVAGSTP
- a CDS encoding glycosyltransferase, translated to MDNARKEYVRARIAHWDRASAAYGKPGRIGAAYHRMLARHLSFMIPKGLRVLELGCGHGDLLASLSPSVGVGLDFSGKMLEEAGRRHPHLSFVQADAAGFSASEKFDVIILSDLVNDLWDAQEVFSSLSSCCGPDTRIFINFYNNLWRIPLGIARRLGLGADVMEQNWFSPHDVMNLLSISGFEVLKRTWGIIIPFEIPLLSRLLNRWLVHFWPFSWLALTNFIAARPKSGLAPANQANPAPIVTVVVPARNEEGNITNILPRIPQMGGGTEVIFVEGNSTDKTWEAIQKVVADNPEKMVSAYQQPGKGKGDAVRLGFSKARGDVFMILDADLTMPPEYLPRFYDALVSGKGEFINGVRLVYPMEDGSMRFMNMLGNKFFSMAFTWLLGQPIKDTLCGTKVLNRNNYEAICRNRHYFGDFDPFGDFDLLFGAARLNLKIVEIPIRYRFRTYGETNIDRWRQGFALLKMAAFAASRLKFLKV
- a CDS encoding methyltransferase domain-containing protein; this encodes MKGGLSSILRKALALPGASGLDPDAPETTLARREIIRGKGFLERLYRFWYEEIARLLPEGPGRVLEIGSGAGFLGEVIPDAITSEVFPVPGISLLADAQALPFRARSLKAVVMADVFHHIPDCARFLDSAAGCVREGGAVIMIEPWVTPFSRLIYGNFHHEPFDPDAQSWAFPSSGPLSGANGALPWMVFHRDREEFMKRFPCWRVDFIKPDMPFSYLLSGGVSMRSLLPGAAFAPVRSIEGLLKPFMDKLALFAVIRLRRTDAA